The nucleotide window TCGCGCACGACTTCCCCGTCCTGAAGGTCGAGCGCGTTTACCACCGTGAAGGAGCGATCTGGCCCTTCACGACGGTCGGACGGCCCCCGCAGGAAGACACGACCTTCGGCGAATTGATCCACGACCTCACCGGCCCGATCATCCCCACGGTGATCCACGGACTCCACGCCGTCCACGCTGTCGACGCCGCGGGCGTCCACCCCCTGCTCCTGGCGATCGCCTCCGAGCGATACGTCCCCTACGCCGAGGTCCGCCGCCCCCAGGAGATCCTGACGGTCGCCAACGCCGTGCTCGGTCAGGGCCAGTTGTCATTGGCGAAATACCTGCTAATCGTCGCCCGCGAGGATGATCCCGATCTCGATATCCACGACGTCGGCGCTTTCCTTCGCCACCTCCTGGAACGGATCGACTGGCGGTCTGACCTCCACTTCCAGACACGGACGACGATCGACACCCTCGACTATTCGGGACACGGTTTGAACCAGGGCTCGAAGGTCGTGATGGCCGCAGCAGGTCCCAAACGCCGGGACCTCCCGCGCGAGATTCCCTCGGAACTCCGCCTCCCCGACGGCTTCCGAGATCCGCAACTCGTGATGCCTGGCGTGCTCGCCGTCTCCGGACCGAAGTACGCGCTGGAGGCCACCCGGATCGACGCTTTTACCTCGTCGTTCGGCCCCAACGATCCGATTCGAGCCTTCCCGCTGATCGTGATCGTCGACGACGCCGAGTTCACGGCCCGGACCCTGAACAACTTCGTCTGGGTCGTCTTCACGCGTTCCAACCCCGCGGCCGACGTCCACGGCATCGACTCGTTCATCCACGACAAACACTGGGGATGTTCAGGCCCGCTCGTCATCGACGCACGAATCAAGCCCCACCATGCGCCCCCCCTGGAAGACGATCCCGAGGTCGAAAAGCGAGTCGATCGTCTCGCCGCGCCTGGCGGTCCGCTGCATGGGATCATCTGACCCCCACGACCCGAGAATCCGTCCCAAACCACCTAGCCGGCTCGAAAAGGCTTCGACGATCGCAATCGCGAGGAATGCCTGAGACCATCATCAAGATAAGAGGAGCCTTGTGGGATGGCCGAGCGAGGGAAGCGGCCGCCCCAGTAAGTCTCCTGAGTTGGAAGAGTGCGCCCGCCCGTGGAACAGCTCTCCCAAGTGAGGAGGGCTCCAACGCACCGCGACGAAACTGCCGAACGAAGCCAAGCCTGGCGCCAACGCTAGCGACGACCCGCCAGGACTTTACGACAAACCAACCGGACTTTCGTCATGCCAAACGAAGCCGCCTCGAAGCCAAACCGCGGCGAAGGGCCCATCCGGCCGGGCGGTCATCACGAGGGCTTCCTGCGCTGCGACTCAAACGAAGACACGGCATGTAAACACGACGATCGAAGCCAACCGATTTCGCGACGTATCATCCTTATCCTCAAGGCCTTAACTTCGGCCGGACACCCAACGATGGAACCCAATCGAAGCCGTCCGGGACAGGCCGAGTCAAGCCTCAGGTGTTTTTCGGGGATGCGTCGTCTCATGGTCTCGAATCGGATGCGACGAGGAAACTCGGTTCGTTCGGGTGGGTGCAGCGAGAGTCGGAAGCGACTCCACTCAAGAGGCGGCGTCGTCCGTGGATTTGACGACGGCCTTCTCAGCCGATACACTGAGTCTCCCCCAGAAGATAGGGGTGATGCGCGGACGAGTTGCGAGGTTCCCGCCGGGCTTGTGTTTCTTCGCCCCATCCAGGCGACGAGACCTAACGGGCCCCCAGCCCCGCCCGACGTCGCGCCTGAATTCGAACCGACTCTTGCAAGGCCGCCTCGGGCGATCCGTCCGAGGAGCGCGGCCGGATGGAAACCGTAAACCCAAGAGGTGAAAACCGTGTCACTGGTCGTTAAGGATCTGATCGACGCCGGCGTGCACTTCGGCCACCGGGCCAGCCGCTGGAACCCGAAGATGAAGCCGTACATCTACGGCAAGCGCAACCTGATTCACATCATCGACTTGAAGGAAACCGTCCGCGGCCTGCTCCGCGCCACGAAGTACTTCAACAAGGTGGCCTCGCAGAACGGCCTGATCCTGTTCGTCGGCACCAAGCGGCAGGCTTCCGAGACGATCGTCGAGGAGTGCACCCGCAGCGGCATGCCCTACGTCACCGAGCGTTGGCTGGGCGGCACGCTGACCAACTTCCGGACCATCCGCAGCCGGCTGGAGCGGCTTGAGGAGCTGGAGACGATCCTCGACGGCGAGCAGGCGTCCAGCTACTCCAAGAAGATGATCTCCACGCTCTCCCGCGAGCGCAAGAAGATCGAGCGGAACCTCAGCGGCATCCGGAACATGACCCGGCTCCCCGAGGCCCTGCTGGTCGTCGACCCGCGCCGCGAGCACATCGCCGTGGCCGAAGCCCGCAAGCTGGGCATCAAGGTCGTCGCTCTGCTTGACACCGACTGCGATCCCGACCTGATCGACCTGCCGATCCCCGGCAACGACGACAGCATGCGGTCGATCGAGCTGGTCATCAAGCGGCTGACCGACGCCATCATCGACGGCAAGGCCGCCGCCCCGGCCGAGCCCCCGCCGTCGGCCGACCGTGACGACCGCGACGACCGTCGCGGCGGCGACCGGCGCGACCGTGGCGATCGTCGCCGCGGCCCTGGCGGCCCCCGCGACGGCGGCATCCGGATGGGCGGCCCTCGGCCCCCGGCCCCGGCCCCGGTCGCCGAAGCTGCCGCTCCGGCCCCCGCTCCGGTCGAGTCCGCACCGGTCGAGCCTGCCCCGGCCTCCGAGCCCGCTCCGGTTGAGTCCACTCCGGCTCCCGCCTCCGAAGACGCTGCTCCGGCCGAAGGCGTCTGAGCTCGATCCGACCTGGACGGCCCCGGACCGCCTGACCTGGGCGGGCCCGGGGCCGTCGGCCGAAATCACATCGACATATTCAAGACATCACGAAATACGATCTAGAAAGCCAAGGGGGATTTTTCCGATGGCCGAGATCACGGCTCAGGCTGTGAACGAGTTCCGCAAGAAGACCGGGCTGGGCCTGATGGAGTGCAAGAAGCTCCTGACCGAGGCCGGCGGCGACCTGGCCAAGGCCGAGACCCTGGCCAAGGAGCGCGGGCTGAAGCAGGCCGAGCTCCGCTCCGGCCGCGCCGCCAAGGCCGGCCGCGTCGAGGCGTACATCCACCACGACAGCAAGTCGGGCGTCCTGCTCGAGCTGAACTGCGAGACCGACTTCGTCGCCCGCAACGACGAGTTCAAGCAGCTCGCCAAGGACCTCGCCCTGCACGTCATGGCCGTGAACCCGAAGTACGTCCGCCGCGAGGACGTGCCCGAAGAGGCCGTGGCCGAGCAGAAGCGCATCTTCATGAGCCAGGTCGCCGACAAGCCGGTCGCCATCCAAGAGAAGATCGCGACCGGCAAGATCGACGCCTGGTACGCCGAATCCGTCCTGATGGATCAGCCGTTCATCCGCGACGACTCGAAGAGCGTCAAGGACGTCATCATGGGCGTCAACGCCCGGACCGGCGAGAACATCTCGGTCGCCCGCTTCGCCCGCTTCATCGTCGGCGAAGAGCGCTGAGAAACCGATCCCGCACCCGCCGGCTGCGCCCCCGCGACGCAGCCGGCGCGATCCATTCGCGACTCGACCCGACCCCACCAAGGGACAGGACATGGACCCCAACGCGCCGACCGGGAAAGCCGCCTTCCGTCGCATTCTGCTGAAACTCTCCGGCGAGAGCTTCTGCCGCCCCGGCGAAGGGGGCATCAGCGTCGAGGAGGTCAGCCGGATCGCCCGCCAGATCTCGCGCATCGCGGCCCTCGGCGTCGAGGTCGGCGTCGTGGTCGGGGGCGGCAACATCCTCCGCGGCGCCCAACTCATCAGTCGCGGCGCAGACGTCATCAAGGAAGCCACGGCCCACTACATGGGCATGACCGCAACGGTCATCAACGGCCTGGCCCTTCAGGACGCCCTGGAGAGCATGGGTTGCGAAACCCGACTGATGACCACCATCCACATGAACGAGATCGCCGAGCCGTTCATCCGCCGCCGCGCCCTCTCGCACCTGAGCAAAGGCCGGATCATCGTCCTGTCGACGGGGACCGGCAGCCCGTTCGTCACCACCGACACCGCCGCCGCCCTCCGCGGCAAGGAGCTCGGCGTCGACGTCTTGATGAAGGCCACCCGGGTCGACGGCGTCTACTCGGCCGATCCAGAGAAGAATCCTCACGCCGTCCTCTACGAGTCGCTCAACTATGATCAGGTCCTTCGCGACGAGTTGAAGGTCATGGATATGACGGCCATCGGCATGTGCATGGAAAACCGCCTGCCGATCCTGGTGTTCAACTTCAAGAAAGAAGGGAACATCGAGCGCGTCGTTTGCGGAGAGCCGATCGGCACCTGGGTCGGCTCCGCGACTCGCCCGCGAGCCGGGCTCTGAGAACGAGTCGTCGCCCGCGTCAGTAGGCGGCCTGCGGCGACGCTGTTAAGATGATCGAGATCCCACCGCCCTTCCCCGACCCGTCCCATTCCCAAGCGATTCGCGCCGAGCCAGGGAGCCGTCCCGATGAGCATCGAAGAAATCGAACTCGAAGCCGAAGATCGGATGGAGAAGAGCGTCACGCTGCTGACCGACCAACTCCGCGGCATCCGCACCGGCCGCGCCAACGTCGGGCTCGTCGAGTCGGTCCGCGTCGAATACTACGGCTCCTCCACCCCGCTGAAGCAGCTCGCCAATCTGAGCACCCCTGAGCCTCAGCAGATCCTCATCCGTCCCTTCGACCCCTCGGTCGTCGGCGACATCATCAAGGCCATCCAGACCAGCGACCTGGGCCTGACTCCGAACTCCGACGGCAAGGCCGTCCGTCTCAATATCCCGCCTCTGTCGGTCGAGCAGCGTAAGAAGCTGGTCGGCCGCGTGAAGGACCTCGCCGAAGAGGCCCGCGTGTCGATCCGCAACATCCGCCGCGACGCCAACAAGCAGGCCGACGTCGAACAGGGCGAGAAGATCCTCACCGAGGACGACGTCACCACCTGCAAGGAACAGATCCAGTCCCTCACGAAGAAATTCGAGGGAAGGGTCAACGACCTCGCCGAAAAGAAGTCCGAAGAGATCCTTGAGTCCTGATCCTAACCTCGCTCCGGCGGGCGACTTACGAGAAGTCGCCCGCCACCCTCTTGACCCCAAACGCCTTGTACCCTATAGTGTGATTCCCCGGGGCGAGATGCTCCAAAACACCCCGGGCGATTAGCTCAGTTGGCTAGAGCGCATGCTCGACACGCATGAGGTCACAGGTTCGAATCCTGTATCGCCCACTCCGTAAGTCTCGCCGAAAGCTCACTTTAGAGCTTACCCGCCGTAGGACGGCGGAGCGGCCCAGGTCGGTAATACTACCGTTTCTGGAGTCGCTGTCATGCCGTCCCCCTCTTCTCGGACCCCGTCCTACCGTCTTCACAAGGGGTCTGGTCAGGCCGTCGTCACCATCGGCGGCCGAGACATCTATCTAGGCGTCTACGGGTCCGACGCAAGCCGTCGGGCCTACGACCGCCTCATCGCCGAATGGTTGGCTAACGGCCGTCGACTTCGCGGGGATCATCCCCCAACGGTCGCTGAAATTGTCGTAGCCTACCTGGGCTACGTAGATTCACGGTATCGCTCGAACGAGCCGACCAGCATCAGGACGGCCCTGAAGCCGTGCCGGGAACTCTATGGGACGGTAGAAGCGACCGCTTTCGGTCCCCTCGCCCTGAAGGCCGTTCGCCGTAGGCTACTGGATTCCGGCATCTGCCGATCCCTGGTCAACCGTCGAGTTCAGGCGATCGTCCGAATGTTCAAATGGGCGGTCGGCGAGGAACTCATCTCCTCCTCCACCTGGGAGGCCCTGCGTGCCGTCGAAGGGCTTCGGCGCGGCGAAGCTTCGACTCGTGAGACCGAACCCGTGAGACCGGTCGACGACCAGGTCGTCGCGGCGACGCTCCCTCACGTCCCTCGCCAGGTGGCGGCAATGATCCAGCTGCAGCGTCTGACCGGCGCTCGGCCTGGCGAGGTCGCTTCCATGCGCGGCTGCGACCTGGACGCGACCGGGAAGACATGGATCTATCGCCCGGCGAGCCACAAGACGGCACACCATGGCAAGGAGCGGACGATCTTTATCGGCCCAGCCGCCCAGGACGTTCTACTGCCCTTCCTTCGGGTCGATCCGACCGAACCCCTCTTCCAGCCCAAAGAGGCCGACCAGGATCGTGTAGCGGCCCTCAGAGCGTCCAGGAAGACGAAGGTCCAGCCATCCCAGGTCGACCGGAGTAAGCCGAACCCGAAGCGGAAGCCGGGGACCATGTACACCGCGGCGAGCTACCGCAGGGCGATCGCCCGGGGCGTCGAGAAGGCGAACGAGGCTCGCCGCGAGAAGGATCCGAAAGCGGCCCCTATCCCCGACTGGCATCCCCACCAACTGCGACATTCAGCCGCAACGGCACTGCGTCGTGAATTCGGTCTCGACGTCGCCCGCGCCGTGCTGGGCCATACCTCGCCCGTCGTGACGGAGATCTACGCTGAGATGGACCAGGCGAAGGCCCGCGAGGCGATGGAACGGGTGGGGTGAATCGCGATCGGCGGGGACACTTTGCGGGGCAATACAACGTCGTCCCCGCCGTGCTTGCTTGCACGGAGAAATTCTGTAATCTGTTCGGAGATCGCACTCCGGCGAGTGTCTGTCGTCGCGACGTGGCGGGAGCAAAGTACCGTGCGCCTACGCCTTTTCGATTCTGTCGATGAGAAGCGTGATTTTCTCTCAGGTTGTCAGACCTGGCTCCCTTTGGGAACCGCGGCCACCGTGGCGATTTCCGCGAACTCATCAGGTGCAGCAAAAGCGTGGGCCGTCCTGGCTACTCTTTGCCTTGTCGGCGCAACGTCGTTGTCGAGACATAAATGTGAACATATTGACAAGTCATTAAAGACCAAAAAGGACGACGAGGACAAGGTCAAGGACTCGAAATTACAGGCGGCAATGGAGGATGCTAAACGCGATGTTGAAAGAGCATCCAAGAAGGCAGTCGAAGCTCTAATCGAAGAGTTTCATGGGAGGTATTTTCGCCACGAGCAGCCGCTTTCCAGACACCATAACCGGACTACGCTGTTCAGGTGCGTCGAATACTGCGATGATCACGGATCACATTTGATGCTCACAATCTATAAACGAGTAGGCAAATACGAAGATTCCGATACGACCTGGCCGCTAGACAAGAATGAGCTTACGAAGTGTCGAGGTGTTGCGGCTGAGATCTGGTACCACAATACCGAAGTCTCTCGAACCGCGGAGTGCGACTGGCCAGAGATGGACGATGGTAGCCCTGAAGTTCAGGCTCAGAAGGAACTTTACGCATCTAGTCTCAAAATTACCTTGGCCGAAGCTGAGCGACTGAAGGTAAAATCGAGAGCGTTCACCGGACAACCGGTCTGGAGCGGCGGTAAGAAGTGGGGCGTACTCCTCTTGGATAGCCTCAAGGAAGATAGGATCTTCAACCGAACCAATCAGGGAAAGGATCTAGAAGCGTTCGCCATTCAGCTGGGCGCGGTCTTAGGGAGGCTCGATCCATGACCCGAGCTATCTTCATCGACCCGGCAAGAACCGAGAAGGATCGGCCAGCCGTTGGGGATCGGAAGAACGGATTCTCTATCTCTCCTTTCGAGATCCCCTACGAGATGCAGGTTTTTGGCGAATCGTCTCTCGACCACGTCTTGAGCATTCGATTCAGCTATCCGGGGGGGGAAACCGGTACAACGCGAAGTGACATCCCCTCTTTTGGGATCGAATCGGACGTCGACATCAGAATCAGATCTGGTCGATTATCCGGCAAGATCCTGGAAATGACATTCGGACGGCCAGTGAATGCGGACGAACTGGCTCAAGTTGCTGGCAGGCTGAAGGAAGCGTCAACCGCCACTTTGAGTCTGTCAACTAAATTCAACTATCAGATGATTTCGCGCATCCTGTCATCCTGGCGGGAGATTATCGAAGCGTCGGACATTTCCTAACGAAATCGACGCGCAAACCTCTGACTCGTCGCAAGCCTGAGAAGACACGAAGGGCCGTGCTTGCCCCCCCCTGGTAAGCCCGGCCGTTTCCATGCGCTATCGCACAGCCCCGACTGTGACCATAGACGCCTCCAAAGGGAACGAACGTCATTCCCCACGCTCCAGCGACCCCAGAGCCAAGACGCCTAATTTCGCGACAACGATATTTTTAAAGCCACGACCGCAGGATAGGATGAGGTCACGGCCGGGGGTCGTAGCCGGCACCCTTGGCGACGACGAATAGCCTGTCCTCGCCCCCTCGGATCGTACGAAGAACGCCATCGGGAACCTTCACCGGGGATCGATGGCGTTCCCGTGCGCGGGGATCTAAAGGGGGCTGAAGCCGCAAAAACCGGGCGGGCGGCGTCGATTCCCGCGGGAGGTTCACGACGACGCCCGCCCGCGTCGCAAGAGACCGACTGACGTCGACCGCATGCGACGGCACAGGTTGGCGGAAGAAGTGTACGCACGCGTCAAGGCGTGAATGGGATCGTCGGTGAAATCACTCTGACCTTTGAACTCAACCACTACCGGCTGGAAGCCGGTAGGTTCGGGGACATCGTGAACTCCGGACTGAAGTCCTCCGCTCACGATGAAGTCATCACAGACTCATCGCCACCGACGCTCTCCCCAAGCGATGAAGTCAACACGGAG belongs to Paludisphaera rhizosphaerae and includes:
- the pyrH gene encoding UMP kinase gives rise to the protein MDPNAPTGKAAFRRILLKLSGESFCRPGEGGISVEEVSRIARQISRIAALGVEVGVVVGGGNILRGAQLISRGADVIKEATAHYMGMTATVINGLALQDALESMGCETRLMTTIHMNEIAEPFIRRRALSHLSKGRIIVLSTGTGSPFVTTDTAAALRGKELGVDVLMKATRVDGVYSADPEKNPHAVLYESLNYDQVLRDELKVMDMTAIGMCMENRLPILVFNFKKEGNIERVVCGEPIGTWVGSATRPRAGL
- a CDS encoding translation elongation factor Ts translates to MAEITAQAVNEFRKKTGLGLMECKKLLTEAGGDLAKAETLAKERGLKQAELRSGRAAKAGRVEAYIHHDSKSGVLLELNCETDFVARNDEFKQLAKDLALHVMAVNPKYVRREDVPEEAVAEQKRIFMSQVADKPVAIQEKIATGKIDAWYAESVLMDQPFIRDDSKSVKDVIMGVNARTGENISVARFARFIVGEER
- a CDS encoding tyrosine-type recombinase/integrase, producing MPSPSSRTPSYRLHKGSGQAVVTIGGRDIYLGVYGSDASRRAYDRLIAEWLANGRRLRGDHPPTVAEIVVAYLGYVDSRYRSNEPTSIRTALKPCRELYGTVEATAFGPLALKAVRRRLLDSGICRSLVNRRVQAIVRMFKWAVGEELISSSTWEALRAVEGLRRGEASTRETEPVRPVDDQVVAATLPHVPRQVAAMIQLQRLTGARPGEVASMRGCDLDATGKTWIYRPASHKTAHHGKERTIFIGPAAQDVLLPFLRVDPTEPLFQPKEADQDRVAALRASRKTKVQPSQVDRSKPNPKRKPGTMYTAASYRRAIARGVEKANEARREKDPKAAPIPDWHPHQLRHSAATALRREFGLDVARAVLGHTSPVVTEIYAEMDQAKAREAMERVG
- the frr gene encoding ribosome recycling factor, producing MSIEEIELEAEDRMEKSVTLLTDQLRGIRTGRANVGLVESVRVEYYGSSTPLKQLANLSTPEPQQILIRPFDPSVVGDIIKAIQTSDLGLTPNSDGKAVRLNIPPLSVEQRKKLVGRVKDLAEEARVSIRNIRRDANKQADVEQGEKILTEDDVTTCKEQIQSLTKKFEGRVNDLAEKKSEEILES
- a CDS encoding UbiD family decarboxylase, producing MGYRSLAECVADLRKNDRLVVIEEEVDPYLEVGAIQRRVYQAGGPALLFRRVKGTAFPMAGNLFGTIERARFLFRDTLDSVARLVEMKVDPSAAMKRPWRFRGVPFTGLHLLPKRVHRGPILAHQTTISKLPALTSWPKDGGPFVTLPLVYTEDPDRPGLARSNLGMYRVQLSGNEYETDREVGLHYQIHRGIGVHHAAAIRRGEPLRVNVVVGGPPAMMVAAVMPLPEGLPEFAFAGALGGRRVAMVAPEGRLAMPAEADFVISGYIDPNVRKPEGPFGDHLGYYSLAHDFPVLKVERVYHREGAIWPFTTVGRPPQEDTTFGELIHDLTGPIIPTVIHGLHAVHAVDAAGVHPLLLAIASERYVPYAEVRRPQEILTVANAVLGQGQLSLAKYLLIVAREDDPDLDIHDVGAFLRHLLERIDWRSDLHFQTRTTIDTLDYSGHGLNQGSKVVMAAAGPKRRDLPREIPSELRLPDGFRDPQLVMPGVLAVSGPKYALEATRIDAFTSSFGPNDPIRAFPLIVIVDDAEFTARTLNNFVWVVFTRSNPAADVHGIDSFIHDKHWGCSGPLVIDARIKPHHAPPLEDDPEVEKRVDRLAAPGGPLHGII
- the rpsB gene encoding 30S ribosomal protein S2, whose protein sequence is MSLVVKDLIDAGVHFGHRASRWNPKMKPYIYGKRNLIHIIDLKETVRGLLRATKYFNKVASQNGLILFVGTKRQASETIVEECTRSGMPYVTERWLGGTLTNFRTIRSRLERLEELETILDGEQASSYSKKMISTLSRERKKIERNLSGIRNMTRLPEALLVVDPRREHIAVAEARKLGIKVVALLDTDCDPDLIDLPIPGNDDSMRSIELVIKRLTDAIIDGKAAAPAEPPPSADRDDRDDRRGGDRRDRGDRRRGPGGPRDGGIRMGGPRPPAPAPVAEAAAPAPAPVESAPVEPAPASEPAPVESTPAPASEDAAPAEGV